A segment of the Opitutia bacterium genome:
CGCCCGCCTCGCCCGCAGCCAACACGTCGGCCGCGCCGTCGTCCTCGCCCTCGACGGCGTGGTCGACGCCCAAGGCCAACTCGATCTCGCGCACACCGAGGTCTACGTGCCCAACGAATTCCTCGCCGCCGAAATCCCGAAGCACCCGAATCTCCTCTGGGGCGCGAGCGTGAATCCCCACCGCCCCGACGCGCTCGCCCGCCTCGAGTGGGCCAAAGCGCACGGTGCCGTCCTCGTGAAATGGCTCCCGTCCATCCAGCACATCGATCCCGCCGACGAACGTCTCGTTCCTTTCTACCGCAAACTCGCCGAGCTCCAACTCCCGCTCCTCGTCCACACCGGCGATGAGCATTCATTCACACGCGCCGACAACCACCTCGGCGATCCCGACCGCCTGCGCCTGCCGCTGCGCGAAGGCGTCACTGTCATCGCCGCCCACGCCGCCACGACCGGCAAAATCGACGGCGAACGTTGCTTCGATCGCCTCGCGCGTCTTTTGCCCGAATACCCGAACCTCTACGCCGACATCTCGTCGCTCACCCAGCTGAACAAGCGCGCCTACCTCGCCGAGTTGCTCCAGCGCCCCGAGTTCGCGCACCGCCTCCTCTACGGCACCGACTACCCGCTGGTCGAAATCCGCGCCCTCGTCTCGCCGTGGCATTTCCCGCGCCAACTCACGTTGCGCCAGCGCTGGCAAATCGCGCACCTTTCCAACCCGTGGGACCGCGACGTCGCATTGAAACAAGCGCTCGGTTTCCCCGCCGACTGCTGGACCATCCCCGGAAAATTGCTCCGCCCCGATCTGCCCGTGGCCTCCGCGCCCGCTAACGCCGCCACGCCGCAAAGAGCGAAAGATAGAGCGTCGTGACCGTGATGAACAACTGCCCCGCGCTCACCGCCCACAGCGGAAGTTGATCGCGCCAGACGTTCGCCCGCACCGGCATCGCGGGCAGCATCCCCGCCGACAGCAAGAGGAACACAAGCAAAGGCGCTTCGTAGTAGCGGTGAAACACGAGCGGATTGAAGCACACCGCCAGTGCCCAGCCCGCGCAGGCCGCCCCCAGCACCGCCGCCGCGCGTGGCCGATGCGCCCACACCTCCGCTCCGATCGCCCCCAGCGCCAACGCACCGAATGGAGCGAGCACGAGGAACAACGGCGACCGTCCCGCCACCTCGGGCAGCAGCGCCGCCACACTCCACAGATACCCGCCCCAATGCCCGACGTCCCGTCCGTAAGCGCTGTTCGTCGCAACCGCCAAAACTATCCCCACCACTCCACATCCGATCGCTACACCGCCGGTCGCGCGCGCCAGCGTCTCCCTCGCGCCGTGGCGCGCGATCAACCATGGCCAGCCAAACAGCGCCGCGACGCTCAACACGTAGACCATGGGCATGAAACCGAAACCGGGATCAGGTATTCCGCGCACATGCGCGCTCGGCACGAGCCCGCCCCACTCGATCACCATCCGCGCCACGATCGCGAGCGGCAGCGCCACCGCACCGACCGCCAGCCAGCGTTGCGGCCACGACACCACCGCCTCGCGCCCGTCGCTCTTCCAACGACGCGCCGGCCCCGCCAGGAGCAGCCACACCCCGATCGGTGCCGCCAGCCACAGCGCATCCTGCCGAAAGCTCGCCGCCGCCGTCGCGCACACGAGCACCGCGAATACTCCCGCCGTTGACCGACGCTCGGCGAGCAGGACCGATAGCGCGATCGTCGTGCACAGCAGCGTCGGGTTGTCCGTCGTGAGATACGACGACGACTTAATGAAGAAACTCGAACCAGCGAGCGGCGCGACCAACGCGAGCGCTGTTCCCGGCGCGCGCGCCCGCCGCACCCAAACATACAGCACCGCGACAACCCCCGCGCTGAGCAGCATCTGCACGGCCCGCAACCACCGGAAATCCGCTCCGGTCGCCCGCGCCACCGTCGCCATCAGGAACGGAAAACCCGGCGGCTTTTCCGCAAACGTGTCCTCCCGCAGATCGATCCTCGGCCAGCGTGAGGTCATCCGCCGGATCACCGGCGCGTAGTAGTCCACCTCGTCGGCCAGCCGGTCGTAATGGCGATTCGCCTCCGGGTCCGCCTCCGCGATGACCGGCTCGACACGCCCCTCACGCGCCGGATTGGGCGGCTCCGGCAGCGCCACGCGGATGCCGCTCAGCAACAGGCAGACGAGAAAAATCCCTGCAACCTCCAGACTCAGCTGCCGCCCCGAAGGCCGCGCCACGGACGCGATTTCCATTTCGACGCGCAGCTTTTCCGCACCCCTCACCCTGTCAACGCCGTTCCCGAAGCGCGCTGCGCGGGCCTTCTCCGACTGACCGACGCCCGCGCATTCGCCCGCGCCGCCGCCGCCTGCTCGTATCCTTCCGCGTCCGCTCAACGTCTCTTCCTCCATCATGCCCCACCTCTTCCGCGCCCGCTCGTGGGCCTTCGCTTTCACGCTTCTCCTCGGCTCTCGCCTCGCCGCGGCCGAAAACACCGGCGCCGAGCCGCCGCGCGAGTGGATCGATCCCGCCACCGGCCACCGCGTCATCCGTCTCACCGACGAGCCGGGCTCGAACAGTTTCTATTTCAACTACAACGCCTTCAGCCCCGACGGCCGCTGGATGGTCTACACCACGCCGAAAGGCGGCATCTCCGCGCTCGAGCTCGCCACGCGCCGCACCAAGAAACTCGTCGACGGCCCCGCGCGCACCATCGTCGTCAGCCGCCGCACCTCCACGCTTTTCTACTCGCGCCCGCCCGCGGCCGATCAACCCGGCTCGGTCTGGAAATGCGACCTCGACACCGGCGAGTCGCGCAAGCTCGTCGACCTTCCACCCCGCGCGACCGTTGTCGCGATCAACGCCGACGACACCCTCGGCGCCGGCACCTACATCGAGGGCGATGCCGACG
Coding sequences within it:
- a CDS encoding amidohydrolase family protein encodes the protein MKFLSAPARRRLPRLLSLGALAALALSATAAKRPYRPVEPLPAGTFIDLHCHTAGIGAGGSGCHISDDLRRSYKLAFYLRSFGVTERELRERGDALVLERLSARLARSQHVGRAVVLALDGVVDAQGQLDLAHTEVYVPNEFLAAEIPKHPNLLWGASVNPHRPDALARLEWAKAHGAVLVKWLPSIQHIDPADERLVPFYRKLAELQLPLLVHTGDEHSFTRADNHLGDPDRLRLPLREGVTVIAAHAATTGKIDGERCFDRLARLLPEYPNLYADISSLTQLNKRAYLAELLQRPEFAHRLLYGTDYPLVEIRALVSPWHFPRQLTLRQRWQIAHLSNPWDRDVALKQALGFPADCWTIPGKLLRPDLPVASAPANAATPQRAKDRAS
- a CDS encoding glycosyltransferase family 39 protein, yielding MMEEETLSGRGRIRAGGGGAGECAGVGQSEKARAARFGNGVDRVRGAEKLRVEMEIASVARPSGRQLSLEVAGIFLVCLLLSGIRVALPEPPNPAREGRVEPVIAEADPEANRHYDRLADEVDYYAPVIRRMTSRWPRIDLREDTFAEKPPGFPFLMATVARATGADFRWLRAVQMLLSAGVVAVLYVWVRRARAPGTALALVAPLAGSSFFIKSSSYLTTDNPTLLCTTIALSVLLAERRSTAGVFAVLVCATAAASFRQDALWLAAPIGVWLLLAGPARRWKSDGREAVVSWPQRWLAVGAVALPLAIVARMVIEWGGLVPSAHVRGIPDPGFGFMPMVYVLSVAALFGWPWLIARHGARETLARATGGVAIGCGVVGIVLAVATNSAYGRDVGHWGGYLWSVAALLPEVAGRSPLFLVLAPFGALALGAIGAEVWAHRPRAAAVLGAACAGWALAVCFNPLVFHRYYEAPLLVFLLLSAGMLPAMPVRANVWRDQLPLWAVSAGQLFITVTTLYLSLFAAWRR